A stretch of the Pirellulales bacterium genome encodes the following:
- a CDS encoding tetratricopeptide repeat protein — MTPRVRWLCGAAVIAGATFLAYFPCLNGGFILDDDALLTENKIVRAPDGLHRFWWPWKLALEDQPADYWPVANSTFWLEWRLWKLDSTGYHITNVLLHILASLLLWEVLKRLCIPGAWLAALWFAIHPVNVESVAWISQRKDVLAVLFFLLSIWWWLKANEPDALADKEHLQQAATAPAGNIYLGWYALSLLAFVLGMLSKGSVAILPLALLLIVWWQRNHIRWADVWHVAPFFVVSALFTAVNMWFQARGGHDAIREVNAIQRVLGAGAVVWFYLWKALWPMHLVFVYPPWQIDPNDPAWWLPLAAALAGTGFLVWQRNSPRMKWVRPTLFAWAFFCLALLPVMGFTDVGYMRHTLVADHYQHIAIIGVVALAAAFCCPFRWQQPFSRLAAYIVAVFVSVTLFLLTFRQTGLYVNAMTLYSDTVENNPVSWLAHNNLGLEYYKIGKLNEAIAHYETTLRLNPLCSAAYRNLGDALTDLDRFSEAIASYRRALEISPDDPSTHYNLGLALALSGHPDEAEPEYKKTLKAFPDSPEANHSMGLLLAARGQFPEAIGYFERALKGDPNFVEADVNMAAAYAAMGRYADAVQYAQQALELAQSKKDAKLADGIAARLKTYQERLSNPDQKLPASKEGAVKP; from the coding sequence TTGACGCCTCGTGTCCGCTGGCTGTGCGGCGCGGCGGTAATTGCCGGAGCGACTTTTTTGGCTTATTTCCCCTGCCTCAATGGCGGATTTATTCTCGACGACGATGCGCTGCTGACGGAAAACAAAATTGTCCGGGCACCCGATGGGCTGCATCGATTTTGGTGGCCCTGGAAATTGGCTTTGGAAGATCAGCCGGCCGATTACTGGCCCGTCGCCAATTCGACGTTTTGGCTGGAATGGCGGCTGTGGAAACTCGATTCTACCGGTTACCACATCACTAATGTGCTTCTGCACATTTTGGCTTCGCTGTTGTTGTGGGAAGTGCTCAAGCGGTTGTGCATTCCCGGCGCCTGGTTGGCAGCGCTGTGGTTTGCGATTCACCCAGTGAATGTAGAGAGTGTCGCTTGGATTTCCCAGCGCAAAGACGTGCTGGCGGTTTTGTTTTTTTTGCTGTCGATTTGGTGGTGGCTGAAAGCAAACGAGCCAGACGCCTTAGCGGACAAGGAACACTTGCAGCAAGCAGCAACCGCGCCGGCGGGAAATATTTATCTTGGCTGGTATGCGCTGAGCTTGCTGGCGTTCGTGCTGGGCATGTTGAGTAAAGGATCGGTGGCAATTTTGCCGCTGGCGCTGCTATTGATCGTGTGGTGGCAGCGCAACCATATTCGCTGGGCCGACGTGTGGCACGTCGCGCCGTTTTTTGTGGTGTCGGCCCTCTTCACTGCTGTGAACATGTGGTTTCAAGCACGAGGCGGGCACGATGCCATTCGCGAAGTGAACGCGATCCAACGAGTGCTGGGAGCCGGCGCGGTTGTGTGGTTTTATTTGTGGAAAGCATTGTGGCCAATGCATTTGGTGTTTGTGTACCCGCCGTGGCAAATCGACCCGAACGATCCTGCGTGGTGGCTGCCCCTGGCGGCGGCCTTGGCTGGGACCGGGTTCTTGGTCTGGCAACGTAACTCGCCGCGGATGAAATGGGTTCGGCCCACGCTCTTCGCCTGGGCATTTTTCTGTTTGGCTCTCTTGCCGGTCATGGGCTTTACCGACGTGGGTTACATGCGACATACATTGGTGGCCGATCATTATCAGCACATTGCCATCATCGGCGTCGTGGCGCTGGCGGCTGCTTTTTGTTGCCCATTCCGTTGGCAGCAGCCTTTTAGCCGACTAGCGGCATACATTGTTGCTGTTTTCGTGAGCGTGACGCTGTTCCTACTAACGTTCCGGCAAACGGGCTTGTATGTAAATGCCATGACGCTGTATTCCGACACCGTGGAAAACAATCCAGTGAGTTGGCTGGCACACAACAATTTGGGCCTGGAATATTACAAAATCGGCAAGCTAAACGAGGCCATCGCTCATTATGAAACAACGCTGCGGCTAAACCCTTTATGCTCCGCGGCCTATCGCAACCTGGGTGACGCGCTAACCGATTTAGATCGTTTTTCGGAAGCAATTGCCAGCTACCGCCGGGCACTGGAAATTTCGCCAGATGATCCGTCAACCCATTACAATTTAGGCTTGGCGTTGGCATTGTCCGGTCATCCGGATGAAGCGGAACCAGAATATAAAAAAACACTGAAGGCCTTTCCTGATTCGCCGGAAGCGAACCATTCCATGGGATTGTTGCTGGCCGCGCGCGGACAATTTCCCGAGGCCATTGGTTATTTTGAACGAGCGCTGAAAGGCGATCCCAACTTTGTCGAAGCCGACGTGAACATGGCTGCCGCGTATGCGGCGATGGGTCGCTATGCCGACGCCGTTCAATACGCGCAGCAGGCGTTGGAGCTGGCGCAATCGAAGAAGGATGCGAAATTGGCCGACGGCATTGCAGCCCGCCTGAAGACTTATCAGGAGCGTTTGTCGAATCCGGATCAGAAGTTGCCGGCGTCTAAGGAAGGGGCCGTCAAACCGTAA
- a CDS encoding DEAD/DEAH box helicase, whose amino-acid sequence MFHPLVENWFRSRFGQPTEPQRLGWPEIAAGRNTLIAAPTGSGKTLAAFLSCLDRLLGEALTGTLADATRVVYVSPLKALSNDIHRNLEVPLAELQQAALEAGHQPLSIRAVVRTGDTPARERAAMLRHPPHLLVTTPESLYLLLTSPKSREMLRGVETVIVDEIHALARDKRGSHLSITLERLSRLCHKPPLRIGLSATQAPIEEIARFLVGATNVTTDGRPHCTIIDAGHQRQLDLNIEVPPSELEAVCSAEQWGEVYERLSQLIQAHRSTLVFVNTRKLAERVAHQLRQTLGEGAVAAHHGSLSRQIRWDAEERLKQGKLKAIVATASLEMGIDVGYIDLVCQMGSPRSIATFLQRVGRSGHSLGVIPKGRLFPLTRDELMECLALIRAVRAGRLDAIEVPVAPLDLLAQQMVAMCASDEWSEDELFALVRGAWPYRNLDREHFNRIITILSEGITPANRSGAWLHRDIISGRVKARRGARIAAITCGGAIPELGDFRVVTENEGTFVGTVNEDFALESNIGDIFLLGNTSWRVHYVRGSEVIVSDAQGAPASVPFWLGEAPGRTIEFSQELSRLREDLEQHISPHIGQNGEEPNLSQAVAWLRQELGIDEYAAAQAARYTAAQYAAIGLIPTLRRIVFERFFDESGGTQLVIHAPWGARINRAWGLAFRKRFCRSFDFELQASSDEDGIVLSLGPQHSFPLQALFSMLTPENGRHLLEQALLAAPVFQTRWRWCVTRALAVLRNKHGQRVPPNLQRFRSDDLLAAVFPAQAGCLENHHGDTEIPDHPFIHQTFEDCLHEAMDVDRWLNVLADIRSGRIELIARDTREPSPFSHEILNASPYAFLDDAPLEERRARAVTLRRGLSFESASDLGRLDPEAIAQVRSEAWPLVRDADELHDALHGLCLLRADEAPEWTPYFEELKSAKRALRIDISHEAPLIPHSTVPIPHSNDNDSDSSQNGRESGNGTAHSVPASHASQFWTVAERWPLVKTLYPRAIAQPVIELPHTVRQNWESTEALVTLVRGRMQCSGPITAEQLSELLALNDSQIFAALEAIEAEGTVMRGNFTPPDEQSVVPHSPNPIPQSAIAVATSNSESRRHPSALVTRSSAPVQWCERRLLARIHRKTLDGLRRQIQPAQPHDFIRFLARWHHLLPGTLWHGRAGLRKAISQLQGLELAAALWERRILPARCDEYDLRWLDELSMSGELAWGRLCPPRKDADDVPSGAGLTRAAPIALLLRENLGWLLPDERESAEAHCRGGAAAVLEALRQRGALFPHELLALTGLLPSQLDEALHELAALGLATADAFTAVRLISGTATDRRRAEKRRRARRLRREFTAAPSGRWSQFPGFLPKVDSQQAVISWAWQLLRRWGIVFRDLLARESAAPFWGRLAPVYRRLEARGEIRGGRFVSGVAGEQYALPEAVELLRGLREESPDTATLVLSAADPVNLCGLITAETRIPAVHTNTVAIRSGQLVAACQAGEIQWFADVKSGARDELARRLRLQFHVAEEPLESGDFATIRS is encoded by the coding sequence GTGTTTCATCCACTTGTCGAAAACTGGTTTCGCAGCCGCTTTGGCCAGCCGACCGAGCCGCAGCGCCTGGGCTGGCCGGAAATTGCCGCCGGCCGAAATACGCTGATTGCCGCTCCCACGGGCAGCGGCAAAACACTGGCGGCGTTTTTGTCGTGCTTAGATCGGCTGTTGGGCGAAGCACTGACCGGCACACTGGCCGATGCGACCCGCGTGGTTTATGTCTCGCCGCTGAAGGCGCTTTCCAACGACATCCATCGCAATTTGGAAGTGCCGCTGGCGGAGCTTCAGCAAGCGGCCCTCGAAGCGGGGCATCAGCCGTTGTCAATTCGCGCTGTTGTTCGCACGGGTGATACACCGGCGCGTGAGCGCGCCGCCATGTTGCGTCATCCGCCGCATTTGCTGGTCACCACGCCCGAATCGCTTTATTTGTTACTGACTAGTCCTAAAAGCCGCGAAATGCTCCGCGGCGTGGAAACCGTCATCGTGGATGAAATTCACGCCCTGGCCCGTGACAAGCGCGGCTCGCATTTGTCGATCACGCTGGAGCGGCTGTCTCGGCTGTGTCATAAGCCGCCGCTGCGGATTGGGCTTTCTGCCACGCAGGCGCCGATTGAGGAAATCGCGCGATTTCTTGTCGGCGCGACGAATGTGACGACCGACGGCCGTCCCCACTGCACCATCATCGATGCCGGCCATCAGCGGCAGCTTGATCTCAACATCGAAGTGCCCCCCAGCGAATTGGAAGCGGTTTGCTCCGCCGAACAATGGGGCGAAGTTTACGAGCGGCTGTCGCAATTGATTCAGGCGCATCGCAGCACGTTGGTGTTTGTGAACACTCGCAAATTAGCCGAGCGTGTGGCCCATCAACTGCGGCAAACGCTGGGCGAGGGAGCCGTGGCGGCTCATCACGGCAGCCTGTCGCGGCAAATTCGCTGGGATGCCGAAGAGCGGCTGAAGCAAGGCAAACTGAAAGCCATTGTCGCCACGGCCTCGCTGGAAATGGGCATCGACGTGGGTTACATCGACTTGGTATGCCAAATGGGCTCGCCGCGATCGATCGCCACGTTTTTGCAGCGCGTGGGGCGTTCCGGCCACTCACTGGGCGTGATTCCCAAGGGCCGGTTGTTTCCACTGACACGGGATGAGTTGATGGAGTGTCTGGCGCTAATTCGCGCCGTGCGCGCGGGGCGGCTGGATGCCATTGAAGTGCCGGTCGCGCCGCTCGATTTGCTGGCTCAACAAATGGTGGCCATGTGCGCCAGCGACGAATGGAGCGAGGATGAGTTGTTTGCGCTGGTGCGCGGCGCGTGGCCGTATCGCAATTTAGACCGCGAGCATTTCAACCGCATCATTACGATTTTGAGCGAAGGCATTACGCCGGCCAATCGGTCGGGCGCATGGCTGCACCGCGATATTATTTCCGGCCGGGTAAAAGCGCGGCGCGGTGCGCGAATTGCCGCCATTACCTGCGGTGGAGCGATTCCCGAACTGGGAGATTTCCGCGTCGTTACCGAAAACGAAGGCACGTTTGTCGGCACCGTGAACGAAGACTTCGCGTTGGAAAGCAACATCGGCGATATTTTTTTACTGGGCAACACATCGTGGCGAGTGCATTACGTGCGCGGTTCTGAAGTGATTGTCAGCGATGCCCAGGGCGCGCCCGCCAGCGTGCCGTTTTGGCTGGGGGAAGCGCCGGGCCGGACCATCGAATTCTCGCAAGAACTTTCCCGCTTGCGAGAAGATTTGGAGCAACACATTTCGCCGCACATCGGGCAAAACGGCGAGGAGCCGAATTTATCGCAGGCGGTCGCTTGGTTGAGGCAGGAATTAGGAATCGATGAATATGCGGCGGCGCAGGCCGCCCGATACACGGCAGCCCAATACGCGGCCATCGGGCTGATTCCCACGCTGCGGCGGATTGTATTCGAGCGCTTTTTTGACGAATCGGGGGGCACGCAGCTTGTGATTCACGCTCCGTGGGGCGCGCGAATCAATCGGGCCTGGGGTCTGGCGTTTCGCAAGCGATTTTGCCGTTCGTTCGATTTCGAATTGCAAGCCAGCTCCGACGAAGACGGCATCGTGCTATCGCTCGGCCCGCAACACAGCTTTCCGCTGCAGGCATTGTTCAGCATGCTGACGCCGGAAAACGGCCGGCATTTGCTCGAGCAGGCGCTGCTGGCCGCGCCCGTGTTTCAAACCCGGTGGCGATGGTGCGTGACCCGGGCTTTGGCCGTGCTGCGAAATAAACACGGCCAGCGTGTGCCGCCGAACTTGCAGCGCTTCCGGAGCGACGATTTGCTGGCCGCAGTGTTTCCTGCCCAGGCCGGTTGTCTGGAAAACCATCACGGCGATACCGAAATTCCCGACCATCCGTTCATTCATCAAACGTTTGAAGATTGCCTGCACGAAGCGATGGATGTGGATCGCTGGCTCAACGTGCTGGCCGACATCCGCAGTGGCCGCATTGAATTGATTGCCCGTGATACCCGGGAGCCATCGCCGTTCAGTCACGAAATTCTCAACGCCAGTCCGTATGCGTTTCTGGACGATGCACCGCTGGAAGAGCGCCGGGCCCGGGCGGTGACGCTGCGACGGGGATTGTCGTTTGAATCGGCCAGCGATTTGGGGCGACTCGATCCGGAAGCCATTGCCCAAGTGCGGTCCGAAGCGTGGCCGTTGGTGCGTGATGCTGACGAATTGCACGACGCTCTGCATGGTTTGTGTTTGCTTCGCGCCGACGAAGCGCCGGAATGGACACCGTATTTTGAAGAATTGAAATCCGCGAAGCGCGCGCTACGCATTGATATTTCGCATGAAGCACCACTGATTCCTCATTCCACAGTCCCCATTCCCCATTCAAACGACAACGATTCAGATTCGAGTCAAAACGGCCGCGAATCCGGCAATGGAACCGCGCATTCCGTTCCGGCGTCCCATGCTTCCCAATTTTGGACCGTGGCGGAGCGTTGGCCGCTAGTGAAAACGCTGTATCCGCGGGCGATTGCGCAGCCAGTCATCGAATTGCCTCACACCGTGCGGCAAAATTGGGAATCGACCGAGGCACTGGTGACGCTGGTGCGAGGTCGCATGCAGTGCAGCGGACCGATTACGGCCGAACAATTGAGCGAATTATTGGCACTGAACGACAGTCAAATTTTTGCCGCGCTGGAAGCCATTGAAGCTGAAGGCACCGTGATGCGCGGCAATTTTACGCCGCCGGACGAGCAATCTGTCGTTCCACATTCTCCCAATCCAATTCCACAATCGGCGATTGCCGTGGCGACATCGAATTCAGAAAGCCGACGTCACCCTTCGGCTCTCGTTACCCGTTCGTCAGCGCCAGTTCAATGGTGCGAACGCCGTTTGCTGGCCCGCATTCACCGCAAAACCTTGGACGGCCTGCGGCGGCAAATTCAACCGGCCCAACCGCACGATTTCATTCGCTTTCTGGCGCGCTGGCATCACCTGCTGCCCGGCACCCTGTGGCACGGCCGCGCGGGTCTGCGAAAAGCGATTTCGCAATTGCAGGGTTTAGAACTGGCTGCTGCTTTATGGGAGCGGCGAATTCTGCCGGCACGGTGCGATGAATACGATCTACGCTGGCTGGACGAACTTTCGATGTCGGGCGAATTGGCCTGGGGCCGATTGTGTCCGCCACGCAAAGATGCCGACGACGTGCCCAGCGGCGCTGGGTTAACTCGGGCCGCGCCCATCGCGCTCTTGTTGCGCGAAAATCTTGGCTGGCTGTTGCCCGATGAGCGTGAAAGCGCCGAGGCGCACTGCCGGGGCGGCGCCGCAGCGGTGTTGGAAGCACTTCGTCAACGAGGCGCGCTGTTTCCGCACGAACTTTTAGCGCTGACCGGCCTGTTGCCTTCGCAGCTTGACGAAGCTTTGCACGAATTGGCGGCGCTGGGTTTGGCCACGGCCGATGCTTTCACAGCGGTGCGGCTTATTTCCGGCACGGCCACGGATCGCCGCCGGGCGGAAAAGCGCCGTCGCGCGCGCCGCCTGCGGCGAGAATTCACCGCCGCCCCATCCGGACGCTGGTCGCAATTTCCTGGGTTTTTACCCAAGGTCGATTCGCAACAGGCCGTCATCAGTTGGGCCTGGCAATTGTTGCGCCGCTGGGGGATTGTCTTCCGCGATTTGCTCGCGCGCGAATCGGCCGCGCCGTTTTGGGGGCGCTTAGCGCCGGTTTATCGTCGTCTGGAGGCGCGCGGTGAAATTCGCGGCGGCCGGTTTGTCAGCGGCGTGGCGGGCGAACAATATGCTTTGCCCGAGGCCGTGGAACTACTGCGCGGCCTGCGCGAGGAATCGCCAGACACGGCAACGCTGGTTCTGTCGGCCGCCGACCCCGTGAATTTGTGCGGACTAATTACCGCCGAGACCCGTATTCCGGCGGTTCACACCAACACGGTGGCCATTCGCAGCGGCCAACTTGTGGCGGCCTGCCAGGCCGGCGAAATTCAATGGTTTGCCGACGTAAAGTCCGGCGCCAGGGACGAACTGGCCCGTCGCTTACGGCTGCAATTTCATGTGGCGGAAGAACCGCTGGAGTCCGGCGATTTCGCGACGATCCGTTCCTAA
- a CDS encoding YbaK/EbsC family protein, protein MKLQDYLHDRQVNFDVLPHEDTFDSQHLAEAVHVSGRQVAKTVLLRMDHGYQYAVAILPATHLIDLEAVSKLLGGSRVELATEYEIAQRCPDCEMGVLPPFGTMYGLETVMDETLRHAEQIVFEANTHQEAIRMAGEDFMKLENPLVGSFAKPRAGKTEGRTLKLG, encoded by the coding sequence ATGAAGCTTCAAGATTATCTACACGATCGACAGGTGAACTTTGACGTGTTGCCGCATGAGGACACTTTTGATTCGCAGCATTTGGCCGAAGCCGTGCACGTGTCCGGCCGCCAAGTGGCAAAAACCGTTTTGCTGCGGATGGATCATGGTTACCAGTATGCCGTGGCAATTCTGCCGGCCACACATTTGATCGATTTGGAGGCAGTCAGCAAATTGTTGGGCGGATCGCGCGTCGAGTTGGCCACCGAATATGAAATTGCCCAGCGCTGCCCGGATTGCGAAATGGGCGTGTTGCCCCCCTTTGGCACGATGTACGGTTTGGAGACCGTGATGGACGAAACGCTTCGCCACGCCGAACAAATTGTGTTCGAGGCCAACACGCACCAAGAAGCTATTCGCATGGCGGGCGAAGATTTTATGAAGTTGGAAAATCCATTGGTGGGCAGCTTCGCAAAACCGCGGGCAGGAAAAACCGAAGGGCGAACATTGAAGCTCGGATGA
- a CDS encoding universal stress protein, producing the protein MHIQLQNICVPVDFSDTSVAALNYAKALAEAFHAQLHLLHVLVNWIPDGDFTVSPEFYVELEQAARRQLDKLLTAQERDKYRARLELLTGMSEFVEIIRYAREQNIDLLVLGTHGRGPIAHMLMGSVAEKVVRKAPCPVLTVRHPEHEFVMP; encoded by the coding sequence ATGCACATCCAATTGCAAAACATTTGTGTGCCTGTCGATTTCAGCGATACCTCGGTCGCCGCGCTGAATTACGCCAAGGCGCTGGCCGAGGCGTTTCATGCTCAACTTCATCTGTTGCACGTCTTGGTGAATTGGATTCCCGACGGCGATTTTACTGTCAGCCCTGAGTTCTACGTCGAACTGGAACAAGCGGCCCGCAGACAATTAGATAAACTGCTTACGGCCCAGGAGCGCGACAAATATCGGGCTCGTTTAGAACTGCTTACCGGCATGAGCGAATTTGTTGAAATTATTCGTTATGCCCGCGAGCAGAACATCGATTTATTGGTGCTTGGGACGCATGGACGAGGTCCAATTGCACACATGCTGATGGGGAGCGTGGCGGAAAAAGTGGTGCGCAAAGCCCCCTGCCCCGTTCTCACCGTCCGGCATCCGGAACACGAATTTGTGATGCCGTAA